The genomic segment CACGGCACCCAGCTTAAGGTGTGTATCGCCGCCGGCCTGCGTCGCGGCCTGCTCGATGAGCGCGAGGCGGCGCGCCACGGCAAACAGGGGCATAGCCTCGAGGCGCCGTTCGAACTCACCGGCCTCGGCCAACTGATCGATGCCGGGCTCAGCCACGACCGCCTGATCACCTTTTCCCCTTGAGGTTGCCATGCACGATGAGAGCCTGAACGGCGAGGTGCTGGTGATTCTGCGCCATGCCCCCCACGGCAGCAGCTGGCTGCGCGAGGGCCTGGATGCCGCCCTGGTGGCAGCCGCCTTCGGCCGCCGGGTGACGCTGCTGTTCGTTGGTGAGGGCGTCACCGCGCTGGTTGCCGGCCAGGCAGCCGGGGCGCTGGGGCAGAAGGGTACCCAGCCGACGCTGGAGATGCTGGCGATGTATGATATCGATACGCTGCTGGTCGACCAGCAGGCCCTCGACGAGCGCGGGCTTACCACGAATGATCTGCTGCTGCCGGTAACGCCGCTGGCGCCTGGCAAGCTCGCAGCGGCACTGGCGGCCCATCCGCTGGTCCTGAATTTCTGAGGCGGGGAGACTACCATGATCCTGCACACCTTGAACCGCTCGCCCACCGAGAGCCGTGTCTATCGCCAGGCGCTGGCGGCAATGGGGCCCGACGACCGGCTGCTGCTGATCGAAGACGGCGTGCAGGGCGCGCTGCCGTCGCTGGTACGCCATTTCGGCGAGCTCGACGGGCGGCTGTTTGCGCTGCGCGAGGACCTCGAGTCGCGTGGCCTGGCCGGCCGCTGTGCCGCCGAGGTGCTGGTGGTGGACGCCGACGGCTTCGTCACCCTGACCGAAGAAGCCGACAAGACGGTGAGCTGGTTCTGATGGCCTCCTCGGAAATATACCGTTATCTTAAGGTGGGCTCTCGACAGGTGCCGCTCGATCCCGAAGGCTTCCTGATCCACCTCGATGACTGGTCGCCAGCGGTGGCCGAAGCACTCGCCGCCGAGGAGTCGCGGACGCTGACCGCCGAGCACTGGGAGGTGATCGAGGTGCTGCGCGACTTTTACGCGCGCTTCGAGGCATCGCCGGCGATGCGGCCGCTGGTCAAGGCGGTGGGGCAGGCGCTGGGGCCTGAGAAGGGCAAGTCGCTGCATCTGATGCGGCTGTTCCCCGACAGCCCGGCCAAGGTCGGCGCGCGGCTGGCGGGGCTGCCCAAGCCCGCCAACTGCCTCTAGGCCGGCCCATGAACTTTCTCGCCCATGCCTGGCTGGCGCGTCGCGGCAGCGATGACTTCCTCTACGGCAACCTGATTGCCGACGGCGTCAAGGGCAGTGATCTCGGTGACTGGCCCGACGCCACGGCGCTGGGCATTCGCCATCACCGCCGCGTCGACGCCTGGGTCGATCGCCATCCCAGCGTACTCGCGGCACGTCATCGCGCGCCGCGCGCCCAGCGGCGCTATGCGGCGATCGCCCTGGACCTAGTGTGGGATCACTTCCTGTCTCGCGATACCGCGGCGCTGGCCGAGCAGCAGCAACTGGTCGAACGCTGCTATCGACTGCTCTCGGCACGTTCGGCGCCGGCGCGCCTGGAGCACATGGTGCCCTCGCTGGTGGCTCACGACTGGCTGCGCGGCTACGCCGATTTCGATTTCACCTGCCGTGCGGTGGCCGGCATCGGGCGGCGCCTGTCGGGGCCCAACCGGCTCGCCGAGCTGGTGCCGTGGCTATACGACGACTATGCGGCGCTGGAGTACGACTTTCAGCAGCTGTGGCCGGCCGTGCATGCGGCGCTGGAGAGCGACGGTCGCAGGCTCGCGTAAACGCTCACTGCAGCCACAGGCAGTCGATTTCGTCACCCTGACGCACGTCGCTATGGGCCGGGATCACTGCCAGCGCATCGGCTTGAATGCAGGACGATAGAACTCCCGAATTCTGGTCGCGAAAGGCGCGGGCGGTGATGCCGTCGGCAGTGAAGTCCAGTGCCACGCGCATGTAGTGCTGGCGGGCCTGAGTGGTGGTGGCGAACTCGGCGCGAGCGCGCAGCCGCGGCAGTGTAGCAAGTGCCGGACAGCCGAGCAGGGCACCAACCAGTGGGCGCAGGAACAGCCAGGCGCCGACGAACCCCGACACCGGGTTGCCGGGCAGGCCGACGAAGCGCGCCGAGCTGCCGTCGGTGCGCGGCAGGCGGCCAAGTGCCAGCGGTTTGCCGGGACGCATGGCGAGCCGCCACAGGTCGAGCTCGCCGAGCTGCGTCAGCGCTGCCTTGACGTGATCCTCTTCGCCGACGCTGACGCCGCCGGTGGTCACCACGATGTCGGCCCGGGCGGCGGCCGCGGCCAGGCAGCGGCAGGTCGCATCGAAGTCATCGGCCACGCGTTCGGCCAGCACCACCTCGGCGCCGAACTGTTCGAGCAGTTGGCGCAGCATGGGACGATTGGAGTTGTAGATCTGCCCCGCAGCCAGCGGCTGGCCGGGGTCGATCACCTCATCGCCGGTGGAGAGCAGGGCGACCCTGGGCCTGCGCGTCACGCTGACCTCGGTAATCCCTTGGCCGGCCAGATGGCCGAGTGCGGCGGCATTGAGTCGCTGGCCGGCGTCGAGCAGTGTATCGCCGGCGCTGACATCACGGCCGCGGCGGCGCAGGTTGTCGCCGGCGGGAATCTCCGCCGGCATTAGCGCTTGCTCGCCGTTGATCTCGACGCGCTCCTGCATCACCACACAATCGGCCCCAGGCGGAATTTCACCGCCGGTGAAGATGCGCGCGCAGCTGCCGGGAGCAAGTGCGGCGGCGGGCTGGCCGGCGGCAATGCGCTGGCTGACCGCTAGCCACTTCCCGGCATCCCGGTGGTGGAGCGCGTAGCCGTCCATGGCGCTGTTGTCGAAGGGGGGCACGTCGAGGCGTGCGGTGACGCTCTCGGCCAGCACCCGGCCTCCGCTGGCAGCCAGCGGCAGGGGCTCGGCGGGGAGCCTGGCGACGCCGTCGAGCAGGGCACCCAGTGCGGCCTCTATGGGCTGCAGGCCATCCGCGTGCTCAGCCATGGGTGCCGCGCTCCGGTATCACCAGATTGGCAAAATTGCACGGCTTGTGGCGGCTATCCAACTGCTCGAGCAGGATGCCGTCCCAGGCCGTGCGGCAGGCGCCGGTCGACCCGGGCAGGCAGAACACCACGGTGGCGTTGGCCAGGCCCGCCAGGCAGCGGCTCTGGATGGTCGAGCTGCCGACTTCGTGGAAGGAGAGCTGGCGAAACAGTTCGCCGAAGCCTTCGATGGGCTTGTCGAACAGCACCCGCACCGCTTCGGGCGTCGAGTCGCGCCCGGTGAAGCCTGTCCCGCCGGTAGTCAACACCACCTGCACGGTAGGGTCGGCGATCCACGCGGCGACCTGGGCGCGGATGCGATAGACGTCGTCGACCACGATGCGCTTGTCGGCCAGCCGATGGCCGGCGTCGATGAGCCGCTCGACCAGTGTCTGTCCGCTGCGGTCGGTGTCTTCGGTGCGGGTGTCGGAGACCGTCAGCACCGCCACGTTGAGCGGCACCAGGGTGTTGCGATCGTCGCTCATGGTTCAGCCCTTGTGGGAGTGGCGGGCCTCAAGGGCGGCAAGCTGCTCGGGGCTGGCCGGCGTCTGGTGATTGTCCTTCCACTCTTGGTAGGGCATGCCGTAGACGTATTCGCGGGCGGCGTCGAGGTCGAGTTCGACATCGCGCTCGTCGGCGGCGTTGACCAGCCACTTGGAGAAGCAGTTGCGGCAGAAGCCGGCGAGCACCATGAGGTCGATGTTCTGCACTTCCTTGTGCTCGT from the Halomonas sp. 1513 genome contains:
- a CDS encoding sulfurtransferase TusC, which produces MHDESLNGEVLVILRHAPHGSSWLREGLDAALVAAAFGRRVTLLFVGEGVTALVAGQAAGALGQKGTQPTLEMLAMYDIDTLLVDQQALDERGLTTNDLLLPVTPLAPGKLAAALAAHPLVLNF
- a CDS encoding molybdenum cofactor biosynthesis protein B, with the protein product MSDDRNTLVPLNVAVLTVSDTRTEDTDRSGQTLVERLIDAGHRLADKRIVVDDVYRIRAQVAAWIADPTVQVVLTTGGTGFTGRDSTPEAVRVLFDKPIEGFGELFRQLSFHEVGSSTIQSRCLAGLANATVVFCLPGSTGACRTAWDGILLEQLDSRHKPCNFANLVIPERGTHG
- a CDS encoding sulfurtransferase TusE, whose protein sequence is MASSEIYRYLKVGSRQVPLDPEGFLIHLDDWSPAVAEALAAEESRTLTAEHWEVIEVLRDFYARFEASPAMRPLVKAVGQALGPEKGKSLHLMRLFPDSPAKVGARLAGLPKPANCL
- a CDS encoding deoxycytidine triphosphate deaminase translates to MQHLDDATRTELEAAAFRRLLKHLDEHKEVQNIDLMVLAGFCRNCFSKWLVNAADERDVELDLDAAREYVYGMPYQEWKDNHQTPASPEQLAALEARHSHKG
- a CDS encoding molybdopterin molybdenumtransferase, whose translation is MAEHADGLQPIEAALGALLDGVARLPAEPLPLAASGGRVLAESVTARLDVPPFDNSAMDGYALHHRDAGKWLAVSQRIAAGQPAAALAPGSCARIFTGGEIPPGADCVVMQERVEINGEQALMPAEIPAGDNLRRRGRDVSAGDTLLDAGQRLNAAALGHLAGQGITEVSVTRRPRVALLSTGDEVIDPGQPLAAGQIYNSNRPMLRQLLEQFGAEVVLAERVADDFDATCRCLAAAAARADIVVTTGGVSVGEEDHVKAALTQLGELDLWRLAMRPGKPLALGRLPRTDGSSARFVGLPGNPVSGFVGAWLFLRPLVGALLGCPALATLPRLRARAEFATTTQARQHYMRVALDFTADGITARAFRDQNSGVLSSCIQADALAVIPAHSDVRQGDEIDCLWLQ
- a CDS encoding ACP phosphodiesterase, producing MNFLAHAWLARRGSDDFLYGNLIADGVKGSDLGDWPDATALGIRHHRRVDAWVDRHPSVLAARHRAPRAQRRYAAIALDLVWDHFLSRDTAALAEQQQLVERCYRLLSARSAPARLEHMVPSLVAHDWLRGYADFDFTCRAVAGIGRRLSGPNRLAELVPWLYDDYAALEYDFQQLWPAVHAALESDGRRLA